Proteins from a genomic interval of Xylocopa sonorina isolate GNS202 chromosome 4, iyXylSono1_principal, whole genome shotgun sequence:
- the LOC143422948 gene encoding uncharacterized protein LOC143422948: protein MSHIIAHDINKKSRTEDIRVQEDVTFFQMGFSQAILDGLSACGFQRPSPIQLEAIPLGRCGFDLIVRAKSGTGKTLVFCIIALEMIDVQVSSVQVLILAPTREIAVQIAQVFSCVGCEIKGLKVEVFIGGIAIDSDKKKLSNCHIAVGAPGRIKHLIDKGFLKVDHVRLFVLDEADKLMEISFQKDINYIFSKLPLSKQVIASSATYPGDLEMFLQTYMCSPVPVSSDNNEPILIGLRQFVTVVSSHPNPMRQVQIKVDELMKIFSEIPFKQSLVFSNYQTRAESVCNRINSMGFPATYIAGNQDMNKRLKAINKLKSFECRIMVTTDLTARGIDADNVNLVVNLDLPVDAPTYLHRIGRAGRYGSHGISITIIAKNELETLQRLLAFVGGKHFYILKLPSKYPDIWDTPSSKFEKFYAKSNVTDENQIDVIKPITKVMSNLSMTDNDVELENNVKSEVQIEEKAGEINKEDANNTKFSKDEEAKNDIIICDTNFRQKNDIFHLRNILNLQNKIEISSLFVKNRGVMNELPNIMEDEKNITTTEFYTLSKSPVIFTFSLDLSENLSNWQKNNENTKFEVDLSDIEEDSSSSSDIDIIIQHTGYKYHSKDTEENSFCTDYANANLHTDNTVIENVLDKIQENHCAEKNNEITDIVISDEIQDSADTFLNELNSCLLEYAQNFSKLDNELDLNDEKTLLQKAYAWKQKLDFEIKLLNDTMESMTESIEKLIYQEHIEMLKVFYTMQKQAFLRVYPDVRDEKEINDTYLYSSQSGDESILDVYKEIECFKSAHRKPGETFNAYFPYPVKLDSYMPKLMVLNFDLENYLNALRYLHSDPYPREKLLKILNMATFISETEKCNIIKKLKAQKMTSFDEVLITIQNELRNNDSDKTQSTEQQHQSLKQVHNNNQDKNEIDLKDNGLDIQSLNNQNINVAIGIDDVIVSEDNMNKISSDNSFDNVTNSIPTKSDLHDSTKIQEFIYHENCNLYSSTSSTFFSENGNNRKHKYNRKVNAKSNSCKWKNIEEQGNNTFKDNHQFPREVITHHLNTSYKEVDRLSDNINAYEKQSNSWSRLDSSSKFMSNCLNSFSVKSHSHIGNNQTVSQESYVDNEHCESQNNRSHSFIPTLLTKDISQRYSTNATNINYLRQKQDKPASVQYYTPYYNYKSSVPYTTQMEECTIIPNHSLDNFYNPPNTNINEREIDQFLLSLRADTDRLHLELYKSEMLCNSMKYED from the exons ATGTCTCATATTATTGCACAcgatataaataaaaaatcCCGGACAGAGGATATTAGAGTACAGGAAGATGTTACATTTTTTCAAATGGGATTTTCTCAAGCAATTTTGGATGGATTATCTGCTTGCGGTTTCCAGAGGCCTTCACCTATACAATTAGAAGCAATTCCATTAGGAAGATGTGGTTTTG ATTTAATAGTGCGAGCTAAGTCAGGGACTGGTAAAACTTTAGTATTTTGTATAATAGCGCTTGAAATGATTGATGTACAAGTATCATCTGTACAGGTACTAATATTAGCACCTACTAGAGAAATCGCTGTACAAATTGCACAAGTTTTTTCATGCGTAGGTTGTGAGATAAAAG gcttgaaagttgaagtgtTCATAGGAGGGATAGCTATAGATAGTGATAAAAAGAAGTTAAGTAATTGTCACATTGCTGTTGGCGCTCCAGGCAGAATTAAACATTTAATTGACAAAGGGTTTTTGAAGGTTGATCATGTTAGATTATTTGTTCTTGATGAAGCAGACAAATTAATGGAAATCAGTTTCCAGAAAGACATTAA TTATATATTTTCAAAATTGCCACTAAGTAAACAAGTTATAGCATCAAGTGCCACTTATCCAGGAGATTTAGAAATGTTTTTACAGACATATATGTGCTCTCCAGTGCCAGTGTCTTCTGATAATAATGAACCAATTCTAATTGGTCTTAGACAGTTTGTTACAGTAGTTTCTTCTCATCCAAATCCTATGAGACAG GTTCAAATAAAAGTAGAtgaattaatgaaaatatttaGCGAAATTCCATTTAAACAAAGTTTAGTTTTTTCAAATTATCAAACTAG AGCTGAATCTGTCTGCAACAGGATTAACTCGATGGGTTTTCCTGCAACTTACATAGCTGGAAATCAAGATATGAATAAAAGACTCAAAGCAATCAATAAATTGAAATCTTTCGAATGCAGAATAATGGTAACGACTGATTTAACTGCAAGAGGTATAGATGCAGACAATGTGAATTTAGTTGTAAATCTTGATTTACCTGTGGATGCACCAACATATTTGCATCGAATAGGGAGAGCTGGACGTTACGGGTCTCATGGAATTTCTATAACGATAATTGCAAAAAATGAGCTTGAGACATTGCAACGATTATTAGCCTTTGTAGGAGGtaaacatttttatattttgaaACTTCCATCAAAATATCCAGACATTTGGGATACACCCAGTTCAAAATTTGAAAAGTTTTATGCTAAATCTAACGTTACTGATGAAAATCAAATCGATGTTATTAAACCTATAACTAAAGTTATGAGTAATTTATCAATGACTGATAATGATGTAGAGCTAGAGAATAATGTAAAGTCAGAAGTTCAGATAGAAGAGAAAGCAGGCGAGATAAATAAAGAAGATGCAAACAATACAAAATTTTCTAAAGACGAAGAAGCGAAGAATGATATAATTATATGTGATACTAATTTTCGTCAAAAAAATGATATTTTTCATTTAAGAAATATACTTAATTTACAAAATAAGATAGAAATTAGTTCTTTGTTTGTGAAAAATAGAGGTGTAATGAATGAATTGCCAAATATTATGGAAGATGAGAAGAACATTACAACTACAGAGTTTTACACTTTATCTAAATCACCAGTTATATTCACATTTTCATTAGACCTCTCAGAAAATCTCTCTAATTGgcaaaaaaataatgaaaacacGAAATTCGAAGTTGATTTATCAGATATTGAAGAAGATAGTTCATCTAGTTCTGATattgatataattattcaacatACAGGATATAAATATCATAGTAAAGATACAGAAGAAAATTCTTTTTGCACTGATTATGCGAATGCTAATTTACATACTGATAATACGGTTATTGAAAATGTATTAGATAAAATACAAGAAAATCATTGCGCGgagaaaaataatgaaattacAGATATTGTAATATCAGATGAAATTCAAGACAGTGCAGATACCTTTCTAAATGAATTGAATTCTTGCCTTTTAGAATACGCACAAAATTTTAGTAAACTTGATAATGAATTGGATCTAAACGATGAGAAAACACTATTGCAAAAAGCTTATGCTTGGAAACAGAAACTTGattttgaaataaaattattaaatgaTACAATGGAATCTATGACAGAATCCATTGAAAAACTTATATATCAAGAACATATTGAAATGCTCAAAGTATTTTACACTATGCAAAAACAAGCATTTTTAAGGGTTTATCCAGACGTACGAGACGAAAAAGAAATAAATGATACTTATTTGTATTCTTCACAGTCTGGTGATGAAAGTATACTAGATGTGTACAAAGAAATAGAATGTTTTAAAAGTGCTCATCGAAAACCTGGGGAAACATTTAATGCATATTTTCCATATCCTGTTAAACTAGATTCTTATATGCCAAAGCTTATGGTTCTGAACTTTGATTTAGAAAATTATCTTAATGCATTGCGATACTTACATTCAGACCCTTATCCCAGAGAAAAgttattgaaaatattaaatatggcgACATTCATtagtgaaacagaaaaatgtaatattataaaaaaattgaAAGCTCAAAAAATGACGTCATTTGATGAAGTGTTGATAACAATACAAAATGAATTACGAAACAATGACTCGGATAAAACTCAATCTACAGAACAGCAACATCAGTCATTAAAACAAGTTCATAACAATAATCAAGATAAAAATGAAATTGATTTAAAAGATAATGGTTTGGATATCCAATCACTTAATAATCAAAACATAAATGTTGCTATTGGAATAGATGATGTAATTGTTAGTGAGGATAACATGAATAAAATAAGTAGCGACAATAGTTTTGACAATGTTACTAATTCCATACCAACTAAGTCAGATTTACATGATTCTACTAAAATACAAGAATTTATATATCATGAAAATTGTAATTTATATAGCAGTACGTCGAGCACCTTTTTCAGTGAAAATGGTAACAATAGAAAACATAAATATAataggaaagtaaatgctaaaAGTAATTCTTGCAAGTGGAAGAACATTGAAGAACaaggaaataatacatttaaagATAACCACCAATTTCCTCGTGAAGTGATAACACATCATTTAAATACGTCATATAAAGAAGTTGATAGATTGTCTGATAATATTAATGCATATGAAAAACAATCCAACTCTTGGAGTCGATTAGATTCATCATCAAAGTTCATGTCAAATTGTTTAAATTCATTTTCAGTAAAATCACACTCACATATTGGAAATAATCAAACTGTTTCTCAAGAATCGTATGTTGACAATGAGCATTGCGAAAGTCAAAACAACAGATCACATAGTTTTATTCCCACACTTTTAACAAAAGATATATCCCAAAGGTATTCAACCAATGCTACTAACATTAATTATTTACGACAGAAACAAGACAAACCTGCGAGTGTTCAGTATTATACTCCGTATTATAATTACAAGTCTAGTGTTCCTTATACTACTCAGATGGAAGAGTGTACCATCATTCCTAATCATTCGTTGGATAATTTTTACAATCCTCCAAATACAAATATAAATGAGAGGGAAATTGATCAGTTTTTATTATCATTAAGAGCAGATACAGATCGATTACATTTAGAACTTTATAAATCAGAAATGCTTTGCAATTCAATGAAATATGAGGATTAA
- the LOC143423308 gene encoding uncharacterized protein LOC143423308: MGRRSINTTKSGKYMNPTDQARKEARKKELKKNKKQRQLVRAAVLKGKDPAQIIEEMEKIDQMEYNVMQPPPLNEKVLKDKRKKLKETLDRVLKMYAKDDQEKWAELKEQLIQYERRRIDLVSYFEAVRHAQQVQVDEIPLPSAGNDISRIYSGSLTSQIPLPDMPQPPAHMYPPHPHYIPQHHPLMNIPIPPSILKKTSAYATSSSIPTLAPNKEPPGVPPYPPPDLSSDDEDMPEKVKEPTLKSRTIRFADDKEDKQDSDNKDKDADKEKEKERDMSKVKPTTLQQKMLAMAGQDIDQFMREMEVVHKKRETERAQDLNARLSLLEAENESNSKSNNKSGNNKTEEEDLEPPGASDHSSNHNQHTSSHSHSQHTQPHTMPPMGLPPPPLMYRPPPPPLHLRMPPPPPPRIGLRLPPGPPPGMPRMLRPGPPSMPRMPPPQMQMPNLSNMTNIGNPQMQTQSGTGSQPKTPNVLSAAPQLINRKDKDGKSTTTIEAKPQIRNLAADVTRFLPTSLRVKRDDKKKSSTLLRLSERIPETQPVRTTQPKTKDDAYMQFMQEMEGLL; encoded by the exons ATGGGGCGCCGTTCAATAAATACCACGAAAAGTGGGAAATACATGAATCCCACTGATCAAGCAC GTAAAGAAGCACGTAAAAAGGAactaaagaaaaataaaaaacagaGACAATTAGTACGTGCTGCTGTTTTAAAGGGCAAAGATCCCGCTCAGATTATTGAAGAAATGGAGAAAATAGATCAAATGG AATACAATGTTATGCAGCCTCCACCTCTTAATGAAAAAGTTTTGAAAGATAAACGGAAAAAACTAAAGGAGACCCTAGACCGTGTCTTAAAAATGTAT GCAAAAGATGATCAAGAAAAATGGGCTGAATTAAAAGAGCAGTTAATACAATACGAACGGAGAAGAATAGATTTAGTTTCTTATTTTGAAGCTGTAAGACATGCACAACAAGTACAAGTTGATGAAATTCCATTACCATCAGCTGGTAATGACATATCCCGAATATACTCAG gtTCTTTAACTTCGCAAATACCTTTACCAGATATGCCACAACCACCAGCGCACATGTATCCTCCTCATCCACATTACATACCACAGCATCATCCCCTTATGAATATACCAATACCACCCAGTATTTTAAAGAAAACAAGTGCATATGCAACGTCTTCCTCTATACCGACTTTAGCTCCCAATAAAGAACCACCTGGAGTGCCACCTTATCCTCCTCCCGATTTATCAAGCGATGACGAAGACATGCCAGAAAAA gtcAAAGAACCAACACTAAAATCAAGAACAATTCGATTTGCGGATGACAAAGAAGACAAACAGGACTCAGACAATAAAGATAAAGATGCagacaaagaaaaagaaaaggaaagagaTATGTCTAAAGTGAAACCAACAACTCTACAACAGAAAATGTTAGCTATGGCAGGACAAGATATTGATCAATTTATGCGTGAAATGGAAGTTGTTCATAAAAAGAGAGAAACTGAACGAGCTCAAGATTTGAATGCTCGATTATCACTATTAGAAGCAGAAAATGAATCTAATTCAAAGTCTAATAATAAGTCTGGTAATAATAAAACAGAAGAGGAAGATTTGGAACCTCCAGGGGCATCGGATCATTCATCAAACCATAATCAGCACACATCAAGCCACTCTCATTCTCAGCATACACAACCTCACACAATGCCGCCTATGGGGTTACCTCCACCTCCTTTAATGTACAGACCTCCACCACCACCATTACATTTAAGGATGCCTCCGCCACCGCCACCTCGTATCGGACTTAGATTACCTCCAG GTCCACCACCAGGAATGCCAAGAATGTTGAGGCCTGGTCCACCAAGTATGCCTAGAATGCCTCCCCCACAAATGCAAATGCCAAATTTATCAAATATGACAAATATAGGAAATCCTCAGATGCAGACACAGTCTGGTACAGGATCGCAACCTAAGACTCCTAATGTTCTTTCTGCTGCACCGCAATTAATTAATCGAAAGGATAAAGATGGAAAAAGTACTACAACTATTGAAGCGAAACCACAAATTAGAAATTTAGCAGCTGATGTTACAAGATTTTTGCCTACCTCACTTCGCGTTAAAAGAGACGATAAGAAAAAGTCAAGCACCCTATTAAGACTTTCAGAAAGGATACCAGAAACGCAACCAGTGCGAACTACTCAACCTAAAACTAAAGATGATGCATATATGCAGTTTATGCAAGAAATGGAAGGATTACTTTAA
- the LOC143423309 gene encoding uncharacterized protein LOC143423309, with the protein MYTRNRQSQAYTSTRNQSSPNVGYQGQSSYNQQGGFQGSQPTQNQQSNYKQGAVQNPQQFKQQPQQQQTQLQQATVRNVQQAKLQQPQQQQLPQQVKQPQQSVTNSSQVQSQPQPQSQPQPQCQPQPQLQVQPQPQPQPQSQPQPQPQHQPQPQHQPLPQLQPQPQPQRLKPILKQPSHTQQQSVPIVQNSPVSSSQPLTPTPASPLTTSPNLPTSQISNSTAEGKSENEIVECTDIDMQEQLPRWRRKAPGFRVNKKLKRLRLNQRLRKTLQPKNAIMVLNEMKPGVQFTFPETQGPMPNSLYLVHAELDGKTYVGQGLSKPLARQNAAENALKALLLEKMTAASMKARIDAESDGQANLSTESSNASKDDNNEESVTPMDTTVDESDEIPWSSLASFALYKLFLEWHNQGTSVPVPRPGLPSPVKGIKKEISQVQKTPVQKELPPNATSIHPVMLLNQMRPGLTYVELNRVGNPPNTMFTLAVEIDGIEYTGTAKNKKDAKKIAAKSALFALYGLSYPDEIKPVVQDQPLA; encoded by the exons ATGTATACAAGAAACAGACAAAGCCAAGCCTATACCAGTA CGAGAAACCAAAGTTCTCCAAATGTAGGATACCAAGGTCAAAGCTCC TACAATCAACAAGGAGGTTTCCAAGGATCTCAGCCAACTCAGAATCAGCAAAGTAATTACAAGCAAGGGGCAGTGCAGAATCCTCAACAATTTAAACAACAACCGCAGCAGCAGCAGACACAATTGCAGCAAGCAACAGTTAGAAATGTGCAACAAGCAAAACTTCAACAACCACAACAACAGCAATTGCCACAACAAGTTAAACAACCTCAGCAATCTGTTACAAACTCTTCTCAAGTTCAGTCTCAGCCACAACCTCAGTCTCAACCCCAGCCACAGTGTCAGCCTCAACCTCAACTTCAAGTACAACCTCAACCCCAACCCCAACCCCAATCTCAACCCCAACCCCAACCACAGCATCAACCTCAACCCCAACACCAACCTCTACCCCAACTTCAACCTCAACCTCAACCTCAGCGATTGAAACCAATTTTAAAGCAGCCTTCCCATACTCAACAGCAGAGTGTACCAATTGTTCAAAATAGCCCTGTTTCATCTTCTCAGCCATTAACTCCTACTCCAGCATCCCCTCTAACAACTAGTCCCAACCTTCCTACATCACAAATAAGTAATAGTACAGCTGAGGGAAAAAGTGAGAATGAAATAGTCGAATGTACAGATATTGATATGCAAGAACAGCTTCCAAGATGGAGGCGCAAAGCACCTGGAT TTAGGGTAAATAAAAAGCTAAAACGACTTCGTTTGAATCAACGTCTAAGGAAAACGTTGCAACCAAAAAATGCAATTATGGTACTAAATGAAATGAAACCTGGAGTGCAGTTTACATTTCCTGAAACACAAGGACCTATGCCAAATTCCCTATATCTAGTCCATGCGGAG CTGGATGGGAAGACTTATGTTGGACAAGGATTATCTAAACCCCTTGCTCGTCAGAATGCTGCTGAGAATGCGCTGAAGGCCTTATTACTTGAAAAAATGACAGCAGCATCAATGAAAGCACGTATCGATGCTGAATCAGATGGACAAGCAAATCTATCCACAGAATCGTCTAACGCATCGAAAGATGATAATAACGAAGAAAGTGTAACGCCAATGGATACTACTGTTGATGAAAGTGATGAAATTCCATGGAGTTCGTTAGCTAGCTTTGCACTGTACAAGCTTTTCCTTGAATGGCATAATCAAGGAACATCAGTTCCAGTTCCAAGACCAGGATTACCGTCGCCTGTTAAAGGCATTAAGAAAGAAATTTCTCAAGTTCAAAAGACTCCGGTACAAAAAGAACTTCCACCTAATGCAACAAGCATACATCCTGTAATGTTATTGAATCAAATGAGACCAGGTTTAACATATGTAGAACTTAATCGTGTCGGTAATCCACCTAATACAATGTTTACTCTTGCTGTTGAGATTGATGGCATTGAGTACACAGGAACAG CAAAAAACAAGAAAGATGCCAAGAAGATAGCAGCAAAATCTGCACTCTTTGCTTTATATGGTTTGAGTTACCCGGATGAGATTAAACCAGTAGTCCAAGATCAACCATTGGCTTAA
- the LOC143423318 gene encoding intraflagellar transport protein 22 homolog isoform X1 codes for MQPLKIIVVGPVRSGKTTISNFLADATEIPYDYHPTQGVRILEFEIQNINMNNKYITKDIELWDCSGDHKYVYKHLTASKNNTKCICIKLYIKYFRFENCWPAIRKDVHGVILVYNEKSDDCLKEIQQLYDYFIDQTKLGPDKCVIFCYDLENKNPEISKIISSTFVKVSHIKCNTENGGNKLKADFSSFVSTVLNKMQLH; via the exons ATGCAACCATTAAAAATAATAGTTGTAGGACCTGTTAGG AGTGGTAAAACAACGATATCTAATTTCCTTGCTGACGCTACAGAAATACCATACGATTATCATCCAACTCAGGGTGTTCGTATATTAGAGTTTGaaatacagaatataaatatgaataataaatatattactAAAGATATTGAATTATGGGATTGTAGTGGTGATCATAAGTATGTATATAAGCATCTTACTGCGTcaaaaaataatacaaaatgtatatgtataaaattgtatataaaatattttagatTTGAAAACTGTTGGCCAGCTATAAGGAAAGATGTTCATGGCGTTATACTTGTATACAATGAAAAATCTGATGACTGTTTGAAAGAGATTCAACAATTGTATGATTATTTTATTGATCAAACAAAATTAGGTCCAGATAAATGTGTAATTTTCTGTTATGACCTTGAGAATAAAAATCCTGAAATATCAAAAATAATAT CCTCAACGTTTGTAAAAGTTTCTCACATAAAATGTAATACAGAAAATGGTGGAAATAAATTAAAAGCCGACTTTTCATCATTCGTAAGTACAGTACTTAACAAAATGCAGTTACACTAA
- the LOC143423318 gene encoding intraflagellar transport protein 22 homolog isoform X2, translating to MQPLKIIVVGPVRSGKTTISNFLADATEIPYDYHPTQGVRILEFEIQNINMNNKYITKDIELWDCSGDHKYVYKHLTASKNNTKCICIKLYIKYFRFENCWPAIRKDVHGVILVYNEKSDDCLKEIQQLYDYFIDQTKLGPDKCVIFCYDLENKNPEISKIILQLYFKFVINSLNVCKSFSHKM from the exons ATGCAACCATTAAAAATAATAGTTGTAGGACCTGTTAGG AGTGGTAAAACAACGATATCTAATTTCCTTGCTGACGCTACAGAAATACCATACGATTATCATCCAACTCAGGGTGTTCGTATATTAGAGTTTGaaatacagaatataaatatgaataataaatatattactAAAGATATTGAATTATGGGATTGTAGTGGTGATCATAAGTATGTATATAAGCATCTTACTGCGTcaaaaaataatacaaaatgtatatgtataaaattgtatataaaatattttagatTTGAAAACTGTTGGCCAGCTATAAGGAAAGATGTTCATGGCGTTATACTTGTATACAATGAAAAATCTGATGACTGTTTGAAAGAGATTCAACAATTGTATGATTATTTTATTGATCAAACAAAATTAGGTCCAGATAAATGTGTAATTTTCTGTTATGACCTTGAGAATAAAAATCCTGAAATATCAAAAATAATAT taCAATTGTATTTTAAATTTGTTATAAACAGCCTCAACGTTTGTAAAAGTTTCTCACATAAAATGTAA